The Rhodocytophaga rosea genome has a segment encoding these proteins:
- a CDS encoding amidohydrolase produces the protein MKIYGKILLYISFLMVSFQVFAQEESDKAKLMAALDKQTATYGDIAKKIWGFAEVGYQEEKSTALLQEQLKKAGFQVTPGVAEIPTAFTATFGSGKPVIAILAEFDALPGVSQDAVPERKVLQANAAGHACGHHLFGTGSTAAAIAIKDWLKSSGTKGTIRVYGTPAEEGGAGKVYMVRAGLFNDVDVVLHWHPNNENEASASSSLANKSAKFRFNGIAAHAAAAPERGRSALDGVEAMNYMVNMMREHIPSDTRIHYVITRGGEAPNVVPAFAEVFYYVRHPEMSVVKEIFERVAKAAEGAALGTGTKMEYEVIHGVYNLLPNEVLAKIMDKNLRTVGGVQYTAEEKTFAAKIQESFTGTKPSIASAQEIQPFEIEKAGEGGGGSTDVGDVSWTVPTVGMGAATWVPGTAAHSWQAVAAGGTSIGTKGMMVAAKTLALTAYDIFKNPAIVNEASQELSKKRGENYKYEAMIGNRKPPLDYRK, from the coding sequence ATGAAAATATACGGAAAAATCCTGCTTTATATAAGCTTCCTGATGGTATCATTCCAGGTTTTTGCACAAGAAGAATCTGATAAAGCCAAACTAATGGCTGCTTTAGATAAGCAGACAGCTACCTACGGGGATATAGCAAAAAAAATATGGGGTTTTGCCGAGGTAGGTTATCAGGAGGAAAAAAGTACCGCTTTGTTGCAAGAGCAATTGAAAAAAGCAGGCTTTCAGGTAACTCCAGGTGTAGCAGAAATTCCTACTGCCTTTACTGCCACCTTTGGCAGTGGAAAACCAGTTATTGCCATATTAGCTGAATTTGATGCTCTGCCAGGTGTTTCTCAGGATGCGGTACCGGAACGTAAAGTTTTGCAGGCCAATGCTGCCGGTCATGCCTGCGGACATCATTTGTTTGGAACAGGCTCTACGGCAGCAGCTATTGCTATTAAAGACTGGCTAAAAAGCTCTGGTACCAAAGGCACTATCCGGGTATATGGCACACCAGCAGAAGAAGGAGGCGCAGGCAAAGTATATATGGTGAGGGCTGGTCTGTTTAATGATGTAGATGTAGTATTACACTGGCATCCCAACAATGAGAATGAGGCAAGCGCTTCTTCTTCTCTGGCCAATAAATCGGCTAAATTCCGCTTTAACGGCATTGCGGCCCATGCGGCAGCAGCCCCTGAACGCGGGCGTTCAGCTTTGGATGGAGTAGAAGCCATGAATTATATGGTAAATATGATGCGTGAACATATTCCATCTGATACCCGCATTCACTATGTAATTACCAGAGGTGGCGAAGCGCCTAATGTAGTGCCTGCTTTTGCAGAAGTATTTTATTATGTACGCCATCCGGAAATGAGTGTAGTAAAAGAAATATTTGAAAGAGTAGCCAAAGCAGCTGAAGGAGCGGCCCTTGGAACAGGTACTAAAATGGAATATGAAGTTATTCATGGTGTGTATAACCTGCTTCCCAATGAGGTACTGGCCAAAATTATGGACAAAAACCTGCGTACTGTGGGTGGGGTTCAATATACCGCCGAAGAAAAAACATTTGCAGCCAAAATTCAGGAATCATTCACTGGTACAAAACCCTCCATTGCATCGGCACAGGAAATACAACCTTTCGAGATCGAGAAAGCTGGCGAAGGCGGCGGCGGTTCTACAGATGTAGGAGATGTGAGCTGGACAGTTCCTACGGTGGGCATGGGTGCGGCTACCTGGGTTCCGGGAACAGCAGCGCATAGCTGGCAGGCAGTAGCCGCAGGCGGAACCAGCATTGGTACCAAAGGGATGATGGTAGCTGCCAAAACTCTGGCACTTACGGCATACGATATTTTTAAAAACCCTGCCATTGTAAATGAAGCAAGCCAGGAATTAAGCAAAAAAAGAGGTGAGAATTATAAATATGAAGCTATGATCGGCAACCGCAAACCTCCGCTGGATTATCGCAAATAA
- a CDS encoding hybrid sensor histidine kinase/response regulator, whose amino-acid sequence MPASPYKILFVDDEENNLIAFKNAFFRTYTIFTASSASQGLDVLEKYSIHLVITDQRMPQVSGLEFLTIVKEKYPLAIRMVITGYSDVEVIMRAFNELDIFHYALKPWNNQELKIIIDNALTKYQLTSDNICLIKQLQQANESLEEKVKLRTQELEQKNEEYAQLNALKDKLFSIISHDIRSPLASLSALVNMFLNYKDIFSEEEVHEAMSDMKHSLVDITEMLNNLLSWAQAQIQNTEPLLEAHSIGSTLQKNIRAYQAMAAHKNIAILTELPAGDFQVQIDENITSLILRNLISNAIKFTPEHGQIILSSVAEKEYATISVTDTGVGISEETLTKLFSNEHLITSLGTAQEKGTGLGLKLCKEYVEKQGGVISVQSRLQKGTVFSFTVPVSK is encoded by the coding sequence ATGCCTGCCTCACCATATAAAATCCTGTTTGTAGACGATGAAGAAAATAACCTGATCGCCTTCAAAAATGCCTTCTTCCGCACATACACTATCTTTACTGCCTCTTCTGCTTCACAAGGGCTGGATGTTTTAGAAAAATATTCTATTCACCTGGTGATTACGGATCAGCGGATGCCCCAGGTTTCAGGACTGGAATTTCTGACAATTGTAAAGGAAAAATATCCACTGGCCATACGGATGGTAATAACCGGGTATAGTGATGTAGAAGTTATTATGCGGGCTTTCAATGAGTTAGATATTTTTCACTATGCGCTTAAACCCTGGAACAATCAGGAATTAAAAATCATCATTGATAATGCGCTTACTAAATACCAGCTTACTTCGGATAATATTTGCTTGATTAAACAATTGCAACAAGCGAATGAAAGCCTGGAGGAAAAGGTAAAACTACGCACACAGGAACTGGAACAAAAAAATGAAGAATATGCACAACTGAATGCCCTCAAGGATAAACTATTTTCTATCATTTCACATGATATTCGGTCTCCTCTCGCTTCGCTTTCGGCTTTAGTAAACATGTTTCTGAATTATAAAGATATTTTTTCGGAAGAGGAAGTCCATGAAGCCATGTCGGATATGAAGCATTCGCTGGTAGATATTACAGAAATGCTGAATAACTTACTCAGCTGGGCTCAGGCACAGATACAGAATACAGAACCCCTTTTAGAGGCACATTCGATAGGCAGTACCTTACAGAAAAATATAAGAGCCTATCAGGCAATGGCAGCTCATAAAAATATTGCTATTCTTACAGAACTGCCTGCCGGCGATTTTCAGGTGCAGATAGACGAAAATATAACCAGCCTGATTTTGCGGAACCTGATTTCGAATGCCATCAAATTTACGCCAGAACATGGCCAGATCATTCTTTCATCGGTGGCTGAAAAAGAATATGCTACCATTTCCGTAACAGATACTGGCGTAGGTATATCCGAAGAAACCCTTACCAAGCTTTTCTCAAATGAACACCTGATAACCTCTCTGGGAACAGCCCAGGAAAAAGGTACCGGTTTGGGATTAAAACTTTGCAAAGAGTATGTGGAAAAGCAGGGAGGTGTAATTTCCGTACAAAGCCGCTTGCAAAAAGGCACTGTTTTTAGCTTTACTGTTCCAGTAAGCAAGTAG
- a CDS encoding threonine synthase — protein sequence MLELSYPLRLKATGTNTLFTHLVCSACGEIYDKNQVATVCRKPDCQHPLLAAYNTGRRLNRKYLRHRPATMWRYREMLPLLSDKNIISLGEGMTPMLKTAHLGRKAGGYTVYIKDESNNPTGSFKARGLSMAVSKAKELGITACAIPTAGNAGGALSAYCAQAGIEAHVFMPRETPDVFKQECRLFGANVTLVDGNIYNCGQMVREQTVIHGWFDVSTTKEPYRIEGKKTLGYEIAEQLHWELPDVIIYPTGGGTGLIGMWKAFDEMEQLGWIGPERPRMVAIQAANCAPVVKAFTENSKHTDLYPDTFTVANGLRVPKPYAGSLILKVLQESRGTALAISDEEIIAGVKEIAREEGLLVSPEGGAVWQGFKQLVQSRWIHPEERVVIVNTGSGYKYLENLNLSV from the coding sequence ATGTTAGAATTATCATATCCTCTCCGGTTAAAGGCCACCGGCACAAATACACTTTTTACGCATCTGGTATGTTCCGCATGTGGAGAAATTTACGATAAAAACCAGGTGGCAACAGTATGCCGCAAACCAGATTGCCAGCACCCTTTACTGGCTGCTTATAATACCGGCCGGCGGCTCAACAGAAAATATTTACGTCACCGGCCAGCTACTATGTGGCGTTACCGTGAAATGTTGCCCTTATTGTCCGATAAAAATATCATATCACTGGGAGAAGGAATGACCCCCATGCTTAAAACAGCGCATCTGGGCAGAAAGGCAGGAGGTTATACAGTGTATATTAAAGATGAATCTAATAACCCAACTGGTTCTTTTAAAGCACGGGGATTGAGTATGGCTGTTTCCAAAGCCAAAGAACTCGGAATTACAGCCTGTGCCATTCCCACAGCCGGAAATGCCGGAGGTGCCCTGAGCGCCTATTGTGCGCAGGCTGGTATAGAAGCTCATGTATTTATGCCCAGAGAAACACCGGATGTATTCAAGCAGGAATGCCGGTTGTTTGGAGCAAACGTTACTTTAGTGGATGGCAATATTTATAACTGCGGCCAGATGGTACGGGAACAAACGGTTATTCATGGCTGGTTTGATGTATCTACTACTAAGGAACCTTACCGGATAGAAGGTAAAAAAACCTTGGGCTATGAAATTGCTGAACAACTGCACTGGGAACTTCCGGATGTGATCATTTATCCAACTGGTGGTGGCACTGGTTTGATCGGTATGTGGAAGGCATTTGATGAAATGGAGCAATTAGGCTGGATCGGCCCGGAAAGACCCCGGATGGTAGCCATACAGGCGGCCAATTGTGCACCTGTGGTAAAAGCATTCACCGAAAACAGTAAACATACGGATCTGTATCCTGATACTTTTACAGTAGCCAATGGTCTCCGGGTACCCAAACCTTATGCAGGCTCCTTAATTTTAAAAGTATTACAAGAAAGCCGGGGAACCGCACTTGCCATTTCCGATGAAGAAATTATAGCTGGCGTTAAAGAGATTGCCAGAGAAGAAGGCTTACTGGTTTCACCCGAAGGAGGAGCCGTCTGGCAAGGATTTAAGCAACTGGTACAATCCCGTTGGATTCATCCGGAAGAAAGAGTAGTAATTGTAAATACCGGCAGCGGCTACAAGTATCTGGAGAACCTGAATCTATCTGTCTAA
- a CDS encoding PAS domain S-box protein, with amino-acid sequence MENNLKLSRRIKLTFFAAILSIALVMIGLQYIVERKISKQVFDSQVINISGRQRMYSQKITKTILLLSQAKDSTTYYTYLRTLQQDVKTWHAAHKALLYRSKLPAGEIVFIPGENTDAAQQLVEQHRIHHLNMLKAVSVIVNTTYPIIDYSHRAAFDQALSMVLAEEPFVLKAREEITRQYLAESAQKIEGLARTVKVITLILLLVLLLEGLLIFRPLEMLIKNFVDQLNNKISQLHAHHEEMYAIQEELAQANAFQSALLSNAVVSIISTNKQGIITSINPVVSKWLGYQPDELLNQHTPDILHKTGELSQYANKISAELGIPFTSGLEAMLSKASHGLMQQEEFTYVHKDGTECTVLLNISGIFNSIGAMDGLVCVGVDITAKKKVEEQLRESEQLYKLISENSLDLIRLHNPDGSYVYASPSVIHLLGYQPDELLHLSPKDVIHPADYQHAMEYTTNILQTKKPINHTEYKVRRKDGRFIWLETFTKPILNENGDVTLLLTSSRDITARKQVQEALEVSELKLKAAQKIAHIGNWEYDPHSMQSIWSDEMFLIHGLDISGKVPSAERYLPMVHADDLTQVVESMDLSIRDGKEFINDSRIILPDGEVRWVNVIGKVQKDVSGNVIKVYGTTMDITERKARETQLNEVSAFLNSVLDSSLSGVMAFRSVRNSQHTIVDFEWLSVNKQAEQLTGRTATHLVGKKMLEELPGNRIDGLFDKYVQVVETGHSLNLEHFYEHEGIRVWFHIVAVKLQDGLAVTFSDITDSKVIELEREILNKQLNLQKFALDAAAIVAITDKKGIITYANERFCKISGYTKDELIGNTHQLVNAGYHEPGFFKDMWIQISAGCMWRGEICNKSKDGSRYWVDTVIVPFLDEQERPYQYMAIRFDITSRKEAENNLSFALARLSAIMENMQAAIVVEDENGKTALINHQFCQMFSIPLTPDEITGMDSILKAESYRKAFADEAGFMKRMATMLKNHLPVNGEELPLKDKRVLERDYVPIYIDKIYRGHLWMYKDITERKKWEDKLIESSRFINALIDHSPLPIQIYDRHGFSMQMNEAQRTLLGIPENTYGVGYFNVLTDPFQKLNGSNLHFERAYRGETVILSDQQMDLTNTSNQWNTKKRILFYDQIIFPIKDQTGSVEAVVSFVQDVTYKMVARVELEETKRFLESIMNAIPNYLYIFDIDTNTLVYANLELVQMLGYSENELQQMGSEIIPTLIHPDDMVLIESYFQNFKAAGNGHTHTEFRVRNHHQQYRLLQSRDVPFKRNNKGDVCQVIGIVQDITDLREAELELKEAYHELQMSEEQLRQRGEELRAMNEVMENTIVELKTTQSHLVQSEKMASLGQLTAGIAHEINNPVNFIYVGISNLKNSLDEIFDLLKHYDALATFQSMEEIQAGLAYIQELKEELYYKENLQVISETLKSVESGASRTAEIVKGLRNFSRLDEAAIKHAFVHEGLDNTLILLTNQYKDHIKIFKEYDSLIPSIECYPGQLNQVFMNILTNAIQAIEGNGEIYITTSNLPEHISISIRDSGKGMPENVREKIFEPFFTTKPVGQGTGLGLSITYGIIQKHKGEIRVESEPGKGTTFILILPKVLSEEKMPQVIISTE; translated from the coding sequence ATGGAAAACAACCTGAAACTAAGCCGCCGCATCAAACTTACTTTCTTTGCGGCCATCCTTTCTATTGCCTTAGTGATGATTGGCTTGCAATACATAGTTGAAAGAAAAATTTCAAAACAGGTTTTTGATTCTCAGGTAATTAATATATCCGGCAGGCAGCGGATGTACAGCCAGAAGATTACCAAAACCATTTTGTTGCTTTCCCAGGCCAAAGATTCAACAACTTATTATACTTATTTACGCACACTACAGCAGGATGTAAAAACATGGCATGCAGCACATAAAGCCTTGCTATACAGAAGCAAATTACCGGCAGGAGAAATAGTATTCATTCCTGGTGAGAATACTGATGCAGCACAGCAACTGGTAGAACAGCATCGCATTCACCATCTGAATATGCTCAAGGCAGTATCTGTTATAGTGAACACCACGTATCCGATTATTGATTATAGTCACCGGGCCGCTTTTGATCAGGCACTCAGTATGGTACTAGCTGAAGAACCTTTTGTGTTGAAAGCAAGAGAGGAAATTACCAGGCAATATCTGGCTGAATCTGCCCAAAAAATAGAAGGATTAGCCAGAACAGTTAAAGTGATCACCCTCATTTTATTGCTGGTATTGCTTCTGGAAGGTTTGCTGATATTCAGGCCTTTGGAAATGCTGATTAAAAATTTTGTAGACCAGCTTAATAACAAAATCAGCCAGTTGCATGCCCACCATGAAGAGATGTATGCTATACAAGAGGAGCTGGCACAGGCAAATGCTTTTCAGAGTGCCTTGCTGAGTAATGCAGTAGTTTCTATTATTTCTACCAATAAACAAGGCATCATTACCAGTATCAATCCTGTCGTCAGCAAATGGCTCGGTTATCAGCCTGACGAACTATTAAACCAGCATACGCCTGATATCTTGCATAAAACAGGCGAACTATCGCAGTATGCAAATAAAATTTCTGCTGAATTAGGGATACCTTTTACTTCTGGCCTCGAAGCCATGCTATCAAAAGCAAGCCATGGATTAATGCAGCAGGAAGAATTTACCTATGTCCACAAAGACGGCACAGAATGTACCGTATTACTGAATATCTCTGGGATTTTTAACAGCATCGGCGCTATGGATGGATTGGTTTGTGTGGGCGTAGATATAACAGCCAAGAAAAAAGTAGAAGAACAACTCCGGGAAAGTGAGCAGTTATATAAGCTTATTTCTGAAAATTCTCTGGACCTGATACGCCTGCACAACCCGGATGGCAGCTATGTATATGCTTCTCCTTCTGTGATCCATTTGCTTGGTTACCAGCCGGATGAACTGCTCCATCTTTCCCCAAAAGATGTTATACACCCTGCTGACTATCAGCATGCCATGGAGTACACCACAAATATTCTCCAGACAAAAAAGCCAATTAACCATACTGAATATAAGGTTCGCAGAAAAGATGGACGATTCATCTGGCTGGAGACGTTTACCAAACCTATTCTGAATGAAAATGGTGACGTAACCCTACTCCTGACGTCATCCAGAGATATTACCGCACGTAAACAGGTGCAGGAAGCACTGGAGGTAAGTGAACTCAAATTAAAGGCAGCACAGAAAATAGCTCATATTGGAAACTGGGAATACGACCCGCATAGCATGCAGAGTATATGGTCAGATGAGATGTTTCTGATTCATGGACTTGACATTTCCGGAAAGGTGCCTTCAGCAGAAAGGTATTTGCCGATGGTTCATGCCGATGATTTGACGCAGGTAGTAGAAAGTATGGATCTGAGTATTCGTGACGGAAAGGAATTTATAAACGATTCCAGAATTATTTTGCCAGATGGAGAAGTCCGCTGGGTAAATGTGATCGGTAAAGTACAAAAAGATGTGTCAGGAAATGTGATTAAGGTGTATGGAACAACTATGGACATTACCGAACGCAAAGCAAGAGAGACTCAGTTGAATGAAGTATCCGCCTTTTTAAATAGTGTTCTGGATAGCTCATTGTCAGGTGTAATGGCTTTCCGTTCGGTAAGAAATTCTCAGCATACAATCGTTGACTTTGAATGGTTATCTGTAAACAAACAGGCAGAACAATTAACCGGACGTACGGCTACCCATCTGGTAGGGAAAAAAATGCTGGAGGAATTGCCCGGCAACCGCATAGACGGGCTTTTTGATAAATATGTGCAGGTCGTAGAAACCGGCCATTCGCTTAATCTGGAACATTTTTATGAGCATGAAGGCATACGTGTCTGGTTTCATATAGTGGCTGTTAAACTACAGGATGGCCTAGCTGTTACCTTCTCGGATATTACTGATAGTAAAGTGATTGAACTGGAGAGGGAAATTCTCAATAAACAACTCAACTTACAGAAGTTTGCGTTGGATGCGGCGGCTATTGTTGCTATTACTGATAAAAAGGGGATAATTACTTATGCCAATGAGCGGTTTTGTAAGATATCGGGCTATACCAAGGACGAACTTATTGGAAATACCCATCAGCTGGTGAATGCAGGCTATCATGAACCAGGCTTTTTCAAGGACATGTGGATACAGATTTCTGCCGGATGTATGTGGCGGGGTGAAATTTGCAATAAATCCAAAGACGGTTCACGATATTGGGTGGATACGGTGATTGTACCTTTCCTCGATGAACAGGAAAGACCCTACCAGTATATGGCCATCCGTTTTGATATTACCAGCAGGAAAGAAGCAGAAAATAATTTATCCTTTGCACTAGCCAGGCTTTCGGCCATTATGGAAAACATGCAGGCCGCTATTGTAGTAGAAGATGAGAATGGTAAAACTGCCCTTATTAATCATCAGTTTTGCCAGATGTTTTCTATTCCCTTAACACCCGATGAAATCACTGGGATGGATTCTATTCTCAAAGCTGAATCCTATAGAAAGGCATTTGCAGATGAAGCCGGATTTATGAAGCGCATGGCAACTATGCTTAAAAATCACCTGCCGGTAAATGGTGAGGAACTTCCATTGAAAGATAAACGGGTATTAGAACGGGATTATGTACCTATCTATATAGATAAGATCTATCGGGGGCATTTGTGGATGTACAAAGACATTACAGAGCGTAAAAAGTGGGAAGACAAGCTCATTGAGTCCAGCCGGTTTATTAACGCATTAATTGATCATTCGCCTTTACCCATCCAGATTTATGACCGGCACGGCTTTTCTATGCAGATGAATGAGGCGCAACGGACTTTACTGGGTATTCCTGAAAATACTTATGGCGTAGGTTATTTTAATGTGCTAACCGATCCTTTTCAGAAACTGAACGGATCTAATCTGCATTTTGAGCGGGCTTACCGGGGAGAAACGGTTATCCTTTCCGACCAGCAAATGGATCTTACCAATACTTCTAACCAGTGGAATACCAAAAAGCGCATTCTCTTTTATGACCAGATCATTTTCCCCATCAAAGACCAAACGGGCAGTGTAGAGGCTGTAGTATCTTTTGTACAGGATGTTACCTATAAAATGGTGGCCAGGGTGGAGCTGGAAGAAACCAAACGTTTTCTGGAAAGTATTATGAATGCCATTCCCAATTACCTGTACATCTTCGATATTGATACGAATACACTGGTATATGCCAATCTCGAACTGGTGCAGATGCTGGGTTATTCTGAAAATGAATTGCAGCAAATGGGCAGTGAGATCATACCTACACTGATACATCCTGATGATATGGTGCTGATAGAATCCTATTTTCAGAATTTTAAAGCAGCCGGCAATGGTCATACCCATACGGAATTCCGGGTGCGGAATCACCATCAACAGTATCGTTTATTGCAAAGCCGGGATGTGCCCTTTAAAAGAAACAACAAAGGGGACGTATGCCAGGTAATTGGTATTGTGCAGGATATTACTGATTTGCGGGAAGCAGAACTCGAGTTGAAAGAAGCCTATCATGAACTTCAGATGTCAGAAGAACAACTCAGGCAACGGGGTGAAGAACTCAGGGCGATGAATGAAGTGATGGAGAATACTATTGTGGAATTAAAGACTACACAATCCCATCTGGTGCAGTCTGAGAAAATGGCATCCTTAGGCCAGCTTACGGCTGGTATTGCCCATGAAATTAATAATCCGGTAAATTTTATTTATGTGGGAATTTCTAATCTGAAGAATTCTTTAGATGAAATCTTTGACCTTTTGAAACACTATGATGCCCTGGCTACTTTCCAGTCGATGGAGGAGATACAAGCCGGATTAGCCTATATTCAGGAATTAAAAGAAGAGCTCTATTACAAGGAAAACCTGCAGGTAATTTCTGAAACACTCAAATCGGTAGAAAGCGGTGCCTCCCGGACAGCAGAAATTGTAAAGGGCTTGCGCAATTTCTCCAGGCTAGATGAAGCAGCGATTAAACATGCTTTTGTGCACGAAGGTCTGGATAATACCCTGATCCTGCTCACCAACCAGTACAAAGATCACATTAAAATCTTTAAAGAATACGATTCTCTTATTCCTTCTATCGAATGTTATCCAGGGCAGCTCAACCAGGTATTTATGAACATACTAACCAATGCTATTCAGGCGATCGAAGGCAACGGCGAAATTTATATAACTACCAGTAACCTGCCAGAACACATCAGCATCTCTATCCGGGATTCAGGGAAAGGAATGCCGGAAAATGTACGCGAGAAAATATTTGAACCCTTCTTTACCACTAAACCAGTAGGGCAGGGAACCGGACTTGGTTTATCAATCACCTATGGTATTATTCAAAAGCACAAAGGTGAAATCCGGGTAGAAAGCGAGCCAGGAAAAGGTACTACTTTTATACTAATCCTACCCAAAGTCTTATCTGAGGAAAAAATGCCTCAAGTCATAATAAGCACAGAGTAA